The Cognaticolwellia beringensis genome segment AAAACTTGGTGGTTTATTGCACGCCTTGTATTCTCTGCAGGGGTAATGGCGTTAATTGTTTACCAGGTATCTCCTGAGTTTGATGTCTGGCTTGCTTATAGCTTTGTAGAACAAGTTCAGCAACTTATTATTTGCATTTTTGGTGGTATATCAAGTTATTTAATTTGCTTACTTTTATTAGGTATTCGACTTTCAGATATTAAAGTTACACAAAATAGGCTTAATTAAGGTTAGATTAATCTTAAAATATCTATCGCTAAGGGCTGATTCTTATTGCTGACTAATATATAATTCATCGGTTTTTATTCTTTAATGATTTAGCTAGTACAAAACATGACTAGCAGTAAGGTTTTTAATTTCATGCAATTAACACGTGGCATTCATAACATGCGCATTAACGTTGATAACAATCGTCAAGGTTGCGTGTTAACTATCGGGAATTTTGACGGTGTTCATTTAGGCCATCAGCAGGTTATTACTGCGTTAGTTGAAAAAGCAAAAATGCTGAACTGTGAAGCCGCTGTATTGGTGTTTGAACCCCAACCACAAGAGTTATTTTCGCCTGAAACAGCACCGGCAAGATTGTGTCGATTACGTGACAAATATGCCTTATTAAAAAATTTAGGTATAGATAGATTAATTTGTATCAATTTTAATAGGAAGTTTGCTAGTCTAACCGCCGAGACGTTTATTGAAGAATTATTAGTTAAACGTTTATCGATAAAACACTTGATTGTTGGTGATGATTTTCATTTTGGTAAAAATCGCCAAGGTAATTTTTCCATGCTTAAAGCCGCAGGGAAAAAGTTTAATTTTTCCGTCTCCGATACCGCCAGCCATAAATTAGCCGGTTGTCGAGTGAGTAGTACGGCGATTAGACAACTATTAGAAAACGATGATTTAGACGCCGCGAAAGCTATGTTAGGGCGTCCATACTCTATCATTGGAAAAGTTTTTCACGGTGACAAGCGTGGTCGTGAAATGGGTTTTCCGACCGCTAATGTAAGATTGAAACGCCGTGTTTCACCTGTCTCAGGGGTATACGTGGTGCAGGTTAACAGCCAATTTGGTCAGCACTACGGTGTGGCCAATATAGGCTCAAGACCAACAGTTGCCGGTATTAGGCAACAATTAGAAGTACATATATTTAATTTTGATGACAATTTGTATGGTGCAGTCATTGAAGTAGTTATGTTGAAAAAACTACGTAGCGAACAGAAGTTCAGCTCGCTATCTGCACTTATTGAACAAATTGGTATTGATACAGAACAAGCCCGCACTTTTGTGCAGCATTTAGCGATAACTTAACGACATCGTAGCTATTAATTAACGTTAAACTAGCGATAAATTAAGAACAAAATATAACATCACACTGAGCAACGCTTTAGTGAGACTATGACAACGGATATTTATTTTAATGAGTGATTACAAGCAAACCCTAAATTTGCCCGCAACGTCTTTCGCGATGAAAGGGAACATGGCAAATCGTGAACCTAATATGCTAAAAGAATGGGCTGAGAAAGACTTATACGGTCAAATTCGTGCCGCTAAAAAAGGCAAGAAATCATTCATTCTGCATGACGGTCCTCCGTATGCAAATGGTGATATTCATTTAGGTCACTCTGTTAATAAAATTTTGAAAGACATTATTGTTAAATCAAAAACTTTATCAGATTTCAATGCGCCATACGTGCCGGGTTGGGATTGCCATGGTTTACCGATTGAATTAATGGTTGAGAAAAAGGTCGGTAAACCCGGTCATAAAGTTTCTGCGAGTGTTTTTCGTGAAAAGTGTCGTGAATATGCTGCTAAGCAAGTTAATGCTCAACGTGAAGATTTCAAACGTTTAGGTGTTTTTGCTGACTGGGATAATCCTTACCGCACGATGGATTTCGATACTGAAGCTAACATTATTCGTTCATTGGGTAAAATTGCTGAAAATGGGCATTTACACCAAGGTTTCAAACCTGTGCATTGGTGTACAGATTGTGGCTCTTCTTTAGCTGAAGCAGAAGTAGAGTATCAAGATAAGCAATCTCCGGCGATTGATGTAAAATTTATCGCCGTAGACCAAAGTATTGCTGATAAGTTTAATCACCCGGAAGATCATGCCGGTGAAGGTTCAGTTTCCGTTGTGATCTGGACTACCACACCTTGGACATTACCTGCTAACCGTGCAGTTTCAGTTAATGCGGAAGTAGAATATAGCTTAGTACAGGCTGAAACTGAGCAAGGGAAAGAACGCTTTATCCTAGCCTCTGATTTAGTGACTTCTTGTATGGATCGTTTTGGTATCAGTAAATACCACGCATTAGGTTTTTGTAAAGGTAGCGATTTAGAGCTTGTACAATTAAAGCACCCTTTTTACGATTTCACCGTTCCAGTTATTTTAGGTGAGCATGTAACTACCGACTCTGGTACGGGTTGTGTTCATACTGCGCCGGGGCATGGTGTTGAAGATTTTGTTGTTGGTAAATTATATAACTTAGAAGTAGCAAATCCTGTCGGTGCTAATGGTGTTTATTTAGACGATACGCCATTGTTTGCTGGTCAGCATGTTTTTAAAGCCAATGCTAATGTAGTTGAAACCTTAAAAGAACATGGCACATTAGTGCATCATCATGCACTAGAGCATTCTTACCCACATTGCTGGCGCCATAAAACTCCATTGATTTTCCGTGCTACACCGCAATGGTTTATCAGTATGGATAATAAAGGTTTACGTAAAGACTCATTAAGCGAGATTGAAAAAACTCAGTGGATCCCTGATTGGGGTCAACGTCGAATCGAATCTATGGTTGAAGGTCGTCCTGATTGGTGTATTTCACGTCAGCGTACGTGGGGCGTGCCAATGGCATTGTTCATTCATAAAGATACCGGCGCCTTGCATCCTCGCAGTATCGAGTTAATTGAAACCGTGGCAAAACGTGTTGAAGAAAAAGGCATTCAAGCATGGTTTGATCTAGAGGCATCAGAGCTGATTGGCAATGATGCACAAGAATACGTAAAAGTCCCTGACACGCTCGACGTTTGGTTTGACTCTGGTACTACGCATTATTCCGTTGTGAATGCTCGTGAAGAATTTGACGGTATTGCTGACTTGTATTTAGAAGGTTCGGATCAGCATCGCGGTTGGTTTATGTCTTCAATGATCTCTTCTGTAGCGATGAATGGTAAAGCACCTTATAAACAAGTGCTAACGCATGGCTTTGTGGTTGATGCTAAAGGCCATAAAATGTCTAAATCTTTAGGCAATGTTATTACGCCAAAAGAAATTACTAATACCCTAGGCGCTGATATTTTACGTTTATGGACCGCATCGGTAAATTACACGCAAGAAATTACTGCAGGCGATGAAATATTTAAACGCCAAGCTGATGCGTATCGTCGTATTCGAAATACTTCACGCTTTTTATTATCAAACTTAAACGGCTTTGATCCAAAAACAGATTCAATTGCCTTTGATGATATGGTGGCGCTTGATCGTTGGGCGGTAGATAAAGCGGCGCAATTACAAGCTGATATTATTGCGGCTTATGATGAATATGAATTTCACGTGGTTGTGCACAAGTTAATGAACTTCTGTACGACAGAACTGGGTGGCTTTTATTTAGATATTATTAAAGACCGTCAATACACAGCGAAAGAAGACAGTGTTGCTCGACGTTCATGTCAAACGGCGATGTATTTAATTGCTGAAGCGATGACGCGTTGGATGGCACCAATTTTGTCTTTTACAGCACAAGAAATTTGGCAAGCACTTCCTACAGCATCAGGTGATACTCGTGAAGAGTTCGTTTTCACAGGTGTTTGGTTTGATGGTTTGCCAAAAACTTCTACTACCAGTGCTTTAAATAATGATTATTGGAACGAGCTTTTATTAGTGCGAACCGAAGTAAATAAAGCGTTAGAAAATGCTCGTAAAGAAAAGCAGGTAGGTAAAGCACTTGAAGCAGCCGTTACATTATATACGACAGCTGAACTTGCAGAAAAATTACAGCAATTAGGTGAAGAACTACGCTTTGTCTTAATCACTTCTAAAGCGGTTGTTAACGTTGTTGAAAGTGCGCCAGCAGAAGCGTTAACCACTGAGGTTAGCGGTTTATGGCTAACCGTTGCCCCAGCTGAAGGTGCTAAGTGTGATCGTTGTTGGCATGTCACTGAAGACATTGGACAAAACGAAAAGCACCCAGAGCTTTGTGGTCGTTGTATTAGCAACGTAGATGGTGATGGTGAAGTGCGTCAATTCGCTTAAGTTCAACAATTATTCATGTGATTAAACTAAAACGTGCAGCGCTTTAAAAGAGTCTGCACGTTTTCTAGTTATTAAAACCTTAAAGTATTGCGTCTTGAACGCGAATAATAAAAGTGAAGTTTTTGTGCTATGAAAAATTTATTTACCCAAACAGGTTTACGTTGGTGGTGGTTAACCGTTATTTTTTTAGTGGCGGATCAAGTAACTAAGCAGTTAATCGTCAGTAATATGGACTTATATCAATCCATCGATATTCTGCCTTTTTTCAACTTAACTTATGTCCATAACTTGGGTGCAGCCTTTAGCTTTCTTGCTGACCAAGGTGGCTGGCAACGTTGGTTTTTTACGGTGATTGCCGCTATTGCTAGTATTGTTTTCATTGTTTGGCTAGCAAAAACACCTAAGCAACAAGTGTTGTTATCAGTGGCATTCGCTTTAATGCTAAGTGGTGCAGTAGGCAACCTGATTGATCGTCTGCTGTTTGGCTATGTTATCGACTTTTTAGACTTTTATGGCTTTGGTTATCATTTTCCTGCCTTTAACATTGCTGACTCAATGATATTCATTGGGGCCGCATTAATGATTTTTGATTCATTTAAAAATGATGAGTCGAGTAAACAAACACAAGACATTAATTCTTAAAGAGATATTTCATGACAAATTTAGTAACAGCTTCTTCAGAAATTATCGCCCATATCACCATGAAACTGGCTGATGGCTCTGCTGCAGATAGTACCAAAGTTAATAAAAAACCAGCGAAAATCATCATGGGAGATACCAGCATTTCTCCAGCATTTGAAGCCCAACTTCTCGGTATGTCAGCCGGAGAAAGTAAAGAGTTTGTTTTAGCTGCTGTCGATGCCTTCGGTGAACCATTACCAGAAAATATTCACTATATGGATATTAGCAAATTCAGTGATGAGGCACCGGCTGTAGTAGGCAACATAATAACTTTTACTCAACCAGGTGGTGAGTTGCCTGGTATGATTAAAGATGTTTCGGGTAGTTCAGTAACCATCGACTTTAATCATCCTTTAGCTGGTCAGGAAGTCACGTTTGTAATTGACGTTGTTGAAGTTATCTAGAATATTTAAGTTAACCCGTTTAGTAAATTAAGCAATAATGAGAATACTATGGAAATTATTTTAGCTAACCCTCGAGGTTTTTGTGCCGGCGTTGACCGGGCTATCAGTATCGTCGATAGAGCACTTGATTTATTCGAAGCACCTATTTATGTTCGCCATGAAGTGGTACACAACAAGTTTGTAGTTAACGGATTAAAAGACCGTGGTGCCGTATTTGTTGATGAACTTAATGAAGTACCTGATGACAGTACGGTGATATTCAGTGCTCATGGTGTGTCGAAAGCCGTTCGCAATGAAGCGAAGAATCGTGGCTTAAAAGTGTTTGATGCCACTTGTCCGTTGGTTACCAAAGTGCATATGGAAGTTTCACGAACTAGCCGAAAAGATATCGAATGCATTCTAATCGGACATGCGGGTCATCCCGAAGTCGAAGGTACTATGGGGCAATATGAAAGTACCCAAGGTGGCATATATTTAGTTGAATCTACAGAAGATGTGGAAACACTTGAAATAAAAAACTCAGAAAAACTGTATTATTGTAGTCAAACTACGTTATCGGTAGATGATACCAGTGATGTTATTGATGCTTTAAGAAAAAAATTTCCTTTAATTCAAGGACCGCGAAAAGATGATATTTGTTATGCAACACAAAATCGTCAAGACGCTGTGCGTGCTATTGCAGAACAAGTACAATTATTGCTGGTTGTTGGTGCTAAAAACAGCTCTAACTCTAATCGTTTAAGGGAGTTAGCAGAAAAAATTGGTACCACATCCTATTTAATTGATACCGCTGATGATATAGATGTTTCTTGGTTAAATAACGTCAATAAAGTTGGCGTAACTGCTGGAGCATCAGCACCTGCAATATTAGTTCAGCAAGTGATCGAAGCACTTAAAACCTTTGGTGGTCAAGAAGTTATCGAATATCCTGGTCGAGAAGAAAATACAGTGTTTGCGGTGCCGATAGAATTACGCTAGTCTTAATTGATACTATTTGTAGTTATTGCCTGTATTGGTTACCCAAATATTTTGTAATCATTTATAGCTACAAATTAACATTTCGAGTAGTAAAGGCTGAAAATAAGGAAGATTACTCGTCATAATATTTTAAGGTATGGGTTAATGCAGTTCACCAATGTGATTTTTAACACATATATAAATTTGTTCAGTAGTGATTTCCCAGATCTCTGCTTACCTATTTTCTTGCCTAAAACATTATTTTTAACTCTGTTCGATTTTTCAGCTATAGTTACATCACCTATTTTTAACTTATTCTTATTTAAAGGGAGATTAAATATTGAATAATTCATTTATCCGATCAACTCGAAATAACCCGTATCGAAATAAAGGCATGACCTTCATAGAAGTGTTAGTCGCTGTGTTTATTCTAGTTACTGGCATATTAGGTGCTGTAGCAATGCAAGCTTCGGCGAAAAAAGGCAGTTTCGACGCTATGCAACGCTCTGTTGCTTCGGCCTTAGCGCAAGATATTATCGAGCGTATGCGCAGTAACAATTCGACAGCATTAGCTTCTTATGCTGCTACAGATTATGGTGTAACACTGAATTCATTACCAGGTAAACGGTGTAATACACTTGCAGGTCTTTGTACTCCGGCAGAAATGATCACTAATGATCTATATGAATGGGAAGTTTCTCTAATGGGCGCTGATGTTGTGAATAACGGCAACAATAGAGCTGGTTTAACGGGGGTCAGGGGCTGTATAAGTCAGGCATTGAATGCGGTAACTGTAGTGGTAAGTTGGGAAGGGCGCACAGATATAGCCGATGGAAATAAAGACAGTTGCGGTACTGCTAGTACCAAAAGGCGACAAGTAATTGTTAAGGCATTTATAAATTAATATGAAAAATCAACGCGGCTATACTTTAATAGAAATATTTATTTCCTTAGCGATTGGCTTAGCACTCTTTGCTGGCATCCTGAGTGTTTTTGTAGGTATGAAAACTACAACCCAAGAAACAGCTACTTACGGTGAGTTACAAGAAAATGGACGTTTTGCCTTAAGTGTACTTAGTGACGATTTATTAAGGCAAAATTTTTGGGGTGATTACACTGGCACATTAGACCGATCAATGTTGAATGCAGTACCAGGAGCACCTGGAAATGAATGCATTGGAGCAGGCTTAAATAATGGCACTTTCCCGAACGCTATTGGGCACTTTAGAACGCTTTGGGGGCAAACAGTCACTAATAGTTCTATTATGGGGTGTATTGATAATGCAAAAATAACCTCTGATATTATTCAATTAAAACGGGCGGTTTCTGATCCTTTAACGGCGAGCACTAGTAATAACTACTATATAATTTCAAACTTAAGTGAAGCTGAAATATTTACGGGTACAGTTATACCAACGGTTGCTAATAGTCAGATTTGGGAATATCAACATCATATTTACTATGTTAGAGAAGAAGCACAAGGTAATAATACAGTACCTGTTTTGATGCAAGGACGACTAACAACGAATATGACTTTTGATCCTATAATTGACGGTATTGAAATGATCCGTTTTATGTATGGAATAGACACTGACGCGCCGGGTAGTGCCGGTTATGGGGTTGTGAACTCCTTTATTCCAGCAAATAATATGACGTTAACTCAATGGGATAATGGTAGTAATACTAGAATTTTAGCTGTTCGTATTTATGTGTTAGCACGTAGCATTTTGCCAGATAACAAATATACTAATACAAATACCTATAATTTGGGTAATTTGCCTGTTACATTTAATGACAACTACCGTCGATTATTATTCA includes the following:
- the ribF gene encoding bifunctional riboflavin kinase/FAD synthetase translates to MQLTRGIHNMRINVDNNRQGCVLTIGNFDGVHLGHQQVITALVEKAKMLNCEAAVLVFEPQPQELFSPETAPARLCRLRDKYALLKNLGIDRLICINFNRKFASLTAETFIEELLVKRLSIKHLIVGDDFHFGKNRQGNFSMLKAAGKKFNFSVSDTASHKLAGCRVSSTAIRQLLENDDLDAAKAMLGRPYSIIGKVFHGDKRGREMGFPTANVRLKRRVSPVSGVYVVQVNSQFGQHYGVANIGSRPTVAGIRQQLEVHIFNFDDNLYGAVIEVVMLKKLRSEQKFSSLSALIEQIGIDTEQARTFVQHLAIT
- the ileS gene encoding isoleucine--tRNA ligase, translating into MSDYKQTLNLPATSFAMKGNMANREPNMLKEWAEKDLYGQIRAAKKGKKSFILHDGPPYANGDIHLGHSVNKILKDIIVKSKTLSDFNAPYVPGWDCHGLPIELMVEKKVGKPGHKVSASVFREKCREYAAKQVNAQREDFKRLGVFADWDNPYRTMDFDTEANIIRSLGKIAENGHLHQGFKPVHWCTDCGSSLAEAEVEYQDKQSPAIDVKFIAVDQSIADKFNHPEDHAGEGSVSVVIWTTTPWTLPANRAVSVNAEVEYSLVQAETEQGKERFILASDLVTSCMDRFGISKYHALGFCKGSDLELVQLKHPFYDFTVPVILGEHVTTDSGTGCVHTAPGHGVEDFVVGKLYNLEVANPVGANGVYLDDTPLFAGQHVFKANANVVETLKEHGTLVHHHALEHSYPHCWRHKTPLIFRATPQWFISMDNKGLRKDSLSEIEKTQWIPDWGQRRIESMVEGRPDWCISRQRTWGVPMALFIHKDTGALHPRSIELIETVAKRVEEKGIQAWFDLEASELIGNDAQEYVKVPDTLDVWFDSGTTHYSVVNAREEFDGIADLYLEGSDQHRGWFMSSMISSVAMNGKAPYKQVLTHGFVVDAKGHKMSKSLGNVITPKEITNTLGADILRLWTASVNYTQEITAGDEIFKRQADAYRRIRNTSRFLLSNLNGFDPKTDSIAFDDMVALDRWAVDKAAQLQADIIAAYDEYEFHVVVHKLMNFCTTELGGFYLDIIKDRQYTAKEDSVARRSCQTAMYLIAEAMTRWMAPILSFTAQEIWQALPTASGDTREEFVFTGVWFDGLPKTSTTSALNNDYWNELLLVRTEVNKALENARKEKQVGKALEAAVTLYTTAELAEKLQQLGEELRFVLITSKAVVNVVESAPAEALTTEVSGLWLTVAPAEGAKCDRCWHVTEDIGQNEKHPELCGRCISNVDGDGEVRQFA
- the lspA gene encoding signal peptidase II; this encodes MKNLFTQTGLRWWWLTVIFLVADQVTKQLIVSNMDLYQSIDILPFFNLTYVHNLGAAFSFLADQGGWQRWFFTVIAAIASIVFIVWLAKTPKQQVLLSVAFALMLSGAVGNLIDRLLFGYVIDFLDFYGFGYHFPAFNIADSMIFIGAALMIFDSFKNDESSKQTQDINS
- the fkpB gene encoding FKBP-type peptidyl-prolyl cis-trans isomerase; this encodes MTNLVTASSEIIAHITMKLADGSAADSTKVNKKPAKIIMGDTSISPAFEAQLLGMSAGESKEFVLAAVDAFGEPLPENIHYMDISKFSDEAPAVVGNIITFTQPGGELPGMIKDVSGSSVTIDFNHPLAGQEVTFVIDVVEVI
- the ispH gene encoding 4-hydroxy-3-methylbut-2-enyl diphosphate reductase, coding for MEIILANPRGFCAGVDRAISIVDRALDLFEAPIYVRHEVVHNKFVVNGLKDRGAVFVDELNEVPDDSTVIFSAHGVSKAVRNEAKNRGLKVFDATCPLVTKVHMEVSRTSRKDIECILIGHAGHPEVEGTMGQYESTQGGIYLVESTEDVETLEIKNSEKLYYCSQTTLSVDDTSDVIDALRKKFPLIQGPRKDDICYATQNRQDAVRAIAEQVQLLLVVGAKNSSNSNRLRELAEKIGTTSYLIDTADDIDVSWLNNVNKVGVTAGASAPAILVQQVIEALKTFGGQEVIEYPGREENTVFAVPIELR
- the pilV gene encoding type IV pilus modification protein PilV, which codes for MNNSFIRSTRNNPYRNKGMTFIEVLVAVFILVTGILGAVAMQASAKKGSFDAMQRSVASALAQDIIERMRSNNSTALASYAATDYGVTLNSLPGKRCNTLAGLCTPAEMITNDLYEWEVSLMGADVVNNGNNRAGLTGVRGCISQALNAVTVVVSWEGRTDIADGNKDSCGTASTKRRQVIVKAFIN
- a CDS encoding PilW family protein encodes the protein MKNQRGYTLIEIFISLAIGLALFAGILSVFVGMKTTTQETATYGELQENGRFALSVLSDDLLRQNFWGDYTGTLDRSMLNAVPGAPGNECIGAGLNNGTFPNAIGHFRTLWGQTVTNSSIMGCIDNAKITSDIIQLKRAVSDPLTASTSNNYYIISNLSEAEIFTGTVIPTVANSQIWEYQHHIYYVREEAQGNNTVPVLMQGRLTTNMTFDPIIDGIEMIRFMYGIDTDAPGSAGYGVVNSFIPANNMTLTQWDNGSNTRILAVRIYVLARSILPDNKYTNTNTYNLGNLPVTFNDNYRRLLFNSTVTIYNAGVDSW